CGATTCGCCCAACGAACCCACCCGCTCTTGTTGCTCGGCGTACCGGGCGTTCTCTGTGCGATTATCGGGATCTTCGTCGCCATCCTCTCACTCCAATTCGTCCTCCTATCGCAGTTCTCACTGGCGTTAGTCGCGTACGTGGTCTCCTCGGCTGGTCTGTTGCTCTTTGGGTTCTCGCTCATGTTTTTGGGAGTGTTGTTACATGCCTTCAACATCCATCCGTTCTTCGACGAGTAGTCCCACCAGACCGTATCTCTAATAGAGTATCTTTGATATATCTGAGATGAGTCGAAGAGATATCAGAGCGCCAGCTACGGGTGTAGCGTTCGGAAAATCGGAGTCGATAGCTAGTCGCCGTGAGGCGACAGCTGAAATCCGGTATTAATTGCGGACGACGTTCGTCGCGCGGGGGCCCTTAGGGGCTTGTTCGATGCCAAATTCGATTTCCTGCCCTTCTTCGAGGTCCGGGCCGCCAACGTCCTCCATGTGGAAGAAAACGTCATCGTCCGCATCCTCAGTGGAAATAAATCCGTAACCGCCAGTATCGTTGAAGAAATCAACTTTTCCGTTT
This is a stretch of genomic DNA from Halalkalicoccus subterraneus. It encodes these proteins:
- a CDS encoding cold-shock protein, translating into MANGKVDFFNDTGGYGFISTEDADDDVFFHMEDVGGPDLEEGQEIEFGIEQAPKGPRATNVVRN